A window of Prolixibacter sp. SD074 contains these coding sequences:
- a CDS encoding DUF6599 family protein: MLKKTLLLFALIIPLFSPGEGVKFPEIDGWQRDGEVKTYNRDNLFERIDGASEFYFSYAFEKLYVASYKKGGSDLTIEIYDQHDPVHAYGIYSMERPPSADIQPIGLEGYYDDVILNFTTGKYYVKMNTYNVDNAGEALLMKVAQQMAATLCKNPKLPAQYAAFPTGNMVPHTQQYVSTNFMGLSMMGSAFRAKYTGREGDFTLFIMHKKDKEAAAETMKKYQEFSQAETIRTEEGKYTIDDPFNGTIYLFWKGNYLVGASGKVTSEEAFGLAEEAMNNLKPE, translated from the coding sequence ATGTTAAAGAAAACACTACTTCTGTTTGCACTGATAATCCCACTTTTCTCCCCTGGGGAAGGTGTTAAATTTCCTGAGATTGATGGTTGGCAACGCGACGGTGAAGTGAAAACCTACAATCGCGACAACCTGTTCGAGCGAATCGACGGAGCCTCGGAATTCTATTTCAGTTATGCCTTCGAAAAATTGTATGTGGCATCCTATAAGAAAGGTGGTTCGGACCTCACCATCGAAATTTACGACCAACACGATCCGGTCCATGCATATGGCATTTACAGCATGGAACGTCCGCCATCCGCCGATATCCAACCAATTGGGCTGGAAGGTTACTACGATGATGTCATACTAAACTTCACCACCGGGAAATACTACGTGAAGATGAATACTTACAATGTTGACAATGCCGGGGAAGCATTACTAATGAAAGTTGCACAACAAATGGCAGCTACCTTGTGCAAAAACCCCAAACTGCCAGCCCAGTATGCTGCTTTTCCAACGGGAAACATGGTACCGCATACACAACAGTATGTCTCCACCAATTTCATGGGATTAAGCATGATGGGATCAGCTTTCAGGGCAAAATATACCGGTCGTGAAGGCGACTTCACGCTTTTCATTATGCATAAGAAAGACAAGGAAGCTGCAGCCGAAACCATGAAGAAATACCAGGAGTTCAGTCAGGCTGAAACCATCCGAACAGAGGAAGGAAAATACACCATCGACGACCCGTTCAATGGTACGATTTACCTGTTCTGGAAAGGAAATTATCTGGTAGGCGCTTCGGGCAAAGTAACTTCGGAAGAGGCTTTCGGACTGGCCGAAGAAGCAATGAATAATCTGAAACCGGAATAA
- the pheS gene encoding phenylalanine--tRNA ligase subunit alpha: MLDKIEQLKKELEAMVAQSADEVEQLRIKYLSKKGEVSKLFAEFRDVPAGQKREVGQAINTLRDFAQERLEVLRSGVQGQKDSSAGVDLTLPGESMKLGTRHPLSIVRNEILDIFKRLGFVVTEGPEIEDDWHVFSALNFPEEHPARDMQDTFFIQRNPDVLLRTHTSSVQVHDMEEMEPPIRTVTPGRVFRNEAISARAHCMFHQIEGLYIDKNVSFADLKQTLLYFAQELFGEGTKIRMRPSYFPFTEPSAEMDVSCSICGGEGCNVCKYTGWLEILGCGMVDPNVLESSDIDNHKYTGFAFGMGIERIAMLKYGINDLRLYFENDVRFLNQFKSAH, translated from the coding sequence ATGCTAGATAAAATCGAACAACTGAAGAAAGAGCTTGAAGCCATGGTGGCCCAGTCGGCTGATGAGGTGGAACAATTGCGTATTAAATACCTCAGTAAAAAAGGAGAGGTTTCAAAACTTTTTGCTGAATTCCGGGATGTTCCGGCTGGGCAAAAACGCGAAGTAGGACAGGCGATTAATACCTTGCGGGATTTTGCACAGGAACGTCTTGAGGTTTTGCGGAGTGGTGTTCAGGGGCAGAAGGACAGTTCGGCTGGCGTCGATTTAACCCTTCCGGGCGAATCGATGAAACTGGGAACCCGTCATCCGCTTTCCATTGTACGGAACGAGATTCTCGATATCTTCAAGCGATTGGGATTTGTGGTAACGGAAGGTCCGGAGATTGAAGATGACTGGCATGTTTTCTCGGCGTTGAATTTCCCGGAAGAGCACCCGGCCCGCGACATGCAGGATACGTTTTTTATTCAGCGGAATCCGGATGTTCTGCTGCGTACTCACACTTCATCGGTGCAGGTGCACGACATGGAAGAGATGGAACCACCGATTCGTACGGTTACGCCGGGACGTGTTTTCCGGAACGAAGCTATTTCGGCACGTGCTCACTGTATGTTCCACCAAATTGAAGGATTGTATATCGATAAGAACGTTTCGTTTGCCGATCTGAAACAAACCCTGCTTTATTTTGCCCAGGAACTGTTCGGTGAAGGAACAAAAATAAGGATGCGCCCGTCGTACTTCCCGTTTACCGAACCATCGGCTGAAATGGATGTATCGTGCTCCATCTGCGGTGGCGAAGGATGTAACGTTTGTAAATATACCGGTTGGCTGGAAATTCTCGGTTGCGGAATGGTCGATCCCAATGTATTGGAATCATCGGATATCGATAACCACAAGTACACCGGCTTTGCCTTTGGAATGGGAATTGAGCGTATTGCCATGTTGAAGTACGGAATTAACGATTTGCGCCTCTATTTCGAGAACGACGTACGGTTCCTGAATCAATTCAAATCGGCACACTAA
- a CDS encoding DEAD/DEAH box helicase encodes MTKTIKNQKNILDKLSIGKLNPMQEEAHLAIRSCSDVILLSPTGTGKTLAFLLPIIEELDAACAEVQVLIIVPSRELAIQIEQVTREMGSGYKTNAVYGGRAGSKDKIDLKHRPAILIGTPGRIADHLRRETFSAEHIRVLVLDEFDKSLEIGYETEMSEIAALLPKVQKRVLTSATQDVHIPKFVGLKNPTIVDYLHEGTPQLKVKSILSPSKDKREALAEVLAHIGNQPGIIFCNFKDTIQQVSDFLTERKISHGCFYGGMEQIDRERALIKFRNGTHQLIVATDLAARGIDVPEIKFIIHYQLPHRNHEFIHRNGRTARMHNEGTAYILQWEHENIPDFIQDLNPDCFKSNQLKRASVAAVPRWKTLYISGGRKDKISKGDIAGLFLKQGQLGNDQLGTIEIKQDCAFVAVEASKANQIIELLNNSKLKKKKVRVSLV; translated from the coding sequence ATGACAAAGACGATTAAAAATCAAAAGAATATACTGGATAAACTGAGCATCGGGAAGCTCAATCCCATGCAGGAAGAGGCTCATCTGGCCATTCGTTCCTGCTCTGATGTTATTTTGCTTTCGCCTACCGGAACCGGAAAAACACTGGCTTTCCTGTTGCCGATTATTGAAGAACTGGACGCGGCGTGTGCCGAAGTTCAGGTTTTGATTATTGTTCCTTCACGGGAACTGGCGATTCAGATTGAACAGGTTACCCGGGAGATGGGGAGCGGTTACAAAACGAATGCGGTATACGGAGGGCGCGCAGGCTCGAAGGATAAAATTGATTTGAAACACCGGCCCGCTATTTTGATTGGTACGCCGGGCCGGATTGCCGATCACCTGAGAAGGGAGACTTTTTCGGCGGAACATATTCGGGTACTTGTGCTCGATGAGTTCGACAAATCGCTGGAAATTGGCTATGAAACGGAAATGAGTGAAATTGCGGCATTGCTGCCGAAGGTCCAAAAAAGAGTGTTGACGTCGGCTACGCAGGACGTGCACATTCCCAAATTTGTGGGACTGAAGAATCCAACTATTGTCGATTATCTACACGAGGGCACACCGCAGTTGAAGGTGAAAAGCATTCTTTCTCCTTCGAAGGATAAACGGGAGGCACTGGCCGAAGTGCTTGCTCATATTGGCAATCAGCCGGGAATTATATTTTGCAATTTCAAGGATACGATTCAACAGGTAAGCGATTTTCTTACTGAACGGAAGATTAGTCACGGCTGCTTTTACGGCGGAATGGAGCAAATCGATCGGGAAAGGGCGCTCATCAAGTTTCGTAATGGCACACACCAACTGATTGTCGCCACCGACCTGGCCGCAAGAGGTATCGATGTTCCGGAAATAAAATTCATTATCCATTATCAACTGCCTCACCGAAATCATGAGTTTATTCACCGGAACGGACGAACAGCCCGGATGCATAATGAAGGAACCGCTTATATTCTGCAGTGGGAGCATGAAAATATACCGGATTTTATCCAGGACTTGAATCCTGACTGTTTTAAGAGCAACCAATTGAAGAGAGCTTCCGTGGCTGCCGTTCCCCGATGGAAAACACTTTATATTTCGGGCGGAAGAAAAGATAAGATTTCAAAAGGAGACATCGCCGGGTTATTCCTGAAACAAGGCCAACTCGGCAACGACCAATTGGGAACCATTGAAATTAAACAAGATTGTGCTTTTGTTGCGGTTGAGGCATCAAAAGCGAATCAGATTATTGAATTGCTCAATAACAGCAAGCTTAAGAAGAAGAAAGTACGCGTAAGTTTGGTTTAG
- a CDS encoding HipA domain-containing protein yields the protein MEDMCQLTERLTEHKYKGSYEQIAKAILKYAAHPGLDVVNFYEQVVFSFLTGNNDMHLKNFSLLKDDQRNYNLCPAYDMVASELVVEGDTEELALNLNGKKRKLKRSDFETAMLRADIDAKVIANIFKRFTRILPKWHEWVDTSFLPGDLKNAYHEMLDRKAGQLELVPGKESTEA from the coding sequence ATGGAGGACATGTGTCAGTTAACTGAGCGATTGACCGAGCACAAGTACAAAGGTTCGTACGAGCAAATAGCCAAAGCAATACTCAAATATGCTGCTCATCCCGGATTGGATGTGGTCAACTTTTATGAGCAGGTCGTTTTTAGTTTTCTGACAGGAAACAACGATATGCATCTGAAGAATTTTTCCTTGCTAAAGGATGACCAGCGAAACTACAACCTTTGTCCTGCTTACGATATGGTGGCATCGGAGTTGGTGGTAGAAGGTGATACCGAAGAGTTAGCTCTCAACCTGAATGGGAAGAAGCGGAAATTGAAGCGAAGTGATTTTGAAACGGCCATGCTGAGAGCCGATATTGATGCAAAGGTCATTGCCAATATTTTTAAGCGCTTCACGCGAATCTTGCCCAAATGGCACGAATGGGTCGATACGAGTTTTCTTCCCGGGGATTTAAAGAATGCCTATCACGAAATGCTCGACCGGAAAGCGGGACAGCTGGAACTTGTGCCAGGTAAGGAGTCAACTGAAGCCTAA
- a CDS encoding helix-turn-helix transcriptional regulator — translation MDSKKVHQFVKEKRKALGLTQEELSFKAGVGLRFIREIEQGKPTLQMNKVNQVLKLFGYELGPVPVDRNDLTHEGS, via the coding sequence ATGGATAGTAAGAAGGTACATCAGTTTGTTAAAGAGAAACGAAAGGCTTTGGGTTTAACCCAGGAAGAACTTTCGTTCAAAGCCGGTGTCGGCCTGCGGTTTATCCGTGAGATCGAGCAGGGCAAACCAACTTTGCAAATGAACAAAGTGAATCAGGTACTAAAACTTTTCGGGTACGAACTGGGCCCGGTTCCTGTCGACAGAAATGATTTGACCCATGAAGGAAGCTAA
- a CDS encoding rhodanese-like domain-containing protein: MRNNLDRIPKDKKIYIYCGVGLRGYVAPRILRQKGFKDVYNLSGGLKVCKDATAEQSNRISYHEELYVHESDPTEHAKNHFNVKT; encoded by the coding sequence ATCCGTAACAACCTCGACCGTATTCCGAAAGACAAAAAAATATACATCTACTGCGGTGTAGGACTTCGTGGTTACGTGGCACCCCGTATTCTTCGCCAAAAGGGCTTTAAAGACGTGTACAACCTTTCCGGCGGATTGAAGGTGTGCAAGGACGCCACCGCCGAACAATCCAATCGCATTAGTTACCACGAAGAGCTTTACGTCCACGAAAGTGACCCAACCGAACATGCCAAAAACCATTTCAATGTAAAAACATAA
- a CDS encoding M3 family metallopeptidase → MKKTIVLSMMILFSIASSQGASEGTESNPLLIKWDTPHETAPFNLIKTEDFVPAIDVALAEARKDVDAIINNPDPATFQNTIEALEVSGEQLDRVTGVLFNLNSAETNKELQAVAREVSPKLSEFGNYVSLNENLFKRVKAVYDNRESLDLTPEQARLLENSYKGFVRRGANLQGDAKKRYAEITTELAQLSLKFGENVLEETNAFELLITDDKDLSGLPEAVREAAQQLARSKGKEGWMFNLQYPSYLPFMKYADSRELREKMYKAYTSRAFKDNEYNNEEIIHKIVNLRLEKANLLGFKSHADYVLSERMAETPEKVDSFLEELHEASKPYAEKEFKEVAGFAKANGLKGDLQRWDWAYYSEKLKTEKFGFDEEEVKPYFQLEKVREGVFELAHRLYGLTFKANKDIQVYHPDVTAYEVLNEDGSLLSVLYLDFFPREGKRGGAWMNDFRAQSNINGKMERPIITVVTNFTKPTETKPSLLTFDEVETFLHEFGHSLHGMLANTVYPSMSGTGVYRDFVELPSQIMENWATEKEWLDLFAVHYKTGEKIPAGLVDKLIKARNFQSGYLSERQLSFGMDDMAWHSITKPVTEDVISFERRVMDKTELFPYVEGSCFNTAFSHIFAGGYAAGYYGYKWAEVLDADAFSMFKKNGIFDKATAESFRKNILEKGGTKHPMELYKAFRGQEPTVDALLERSGLKE, encoded by the coding sequence ATGAAGAAAACAATTGTATTGTCGATGATGATTCTATTTAGCATAGCTTCTTCACAGGGAGCTTCCGAAGGAACGGAAAGTAATCCGCTGTTAATAAAGTGGGATACGCCGCACGAAACGGCACCTTTTAATTTAATCAAAACCGAAGATTTTGTCCCGGCTATCGATGTTGCACTCGCTGAAGCACGCAAAGACGTTGATGCGATTATCAATAATCCGGACCCGGCAACTTTTCAGAATACCATTGAAGCACTCGAGGTTTCCGGCGAGCAACTCGACCGCGTAACCGGCGTGCTCTTCAATCTGAATTCGGCTGAAACCAACAAAGAGTTGCAGGCGGTGGCCCGCGAAGTCTCGCCCAAGCTGTCGGAATTCGGCAACTACGTTTCACTGAATGAAAATCTGTTCAAGCGCGTAAAGGCGGTTTATGATAACCGTGAATCGCTGGATTTGACGCCTGAGCAAGCCAGGTTGTTGGAGAATTCCTACAAGGGGTTTGTTCGCCGCGGAGCAAATCTCCAGGGTGACGCAAAAAAACGGTATGCGGAAATCACTACCGAGCTGGCCCAGCTTTCGCTGAAATTTGGTGAAAACGTGCTGGAGGAAACCAACGCATTTGAGCTGTTGATTACCGACGATAAAGACCTTTCCGGCCTGCCGGAAGCGGTTCGCGAGGCGGCGCAGCAGCTGGCCAGGTCGAAAGGCAAAGAAGGCTGGATGTTTAACCTGCAGTATCCAAGTTACCTGCCGTTTATGAAGTATGCCGATAGCCGCGAACTGCGGGAAAAAATGTACAAGGCATATACTTCGCGCGCCTTTAAAGACAACGAGTACAATAATGAAGAGATTATTCACAAGATTGTGAACCTTCGTTTGGAGAAAGCCAATTTGCTCGGCTTTAAAAGCCATGCCGACTATGTGCTTTCCGAGCGAATGGCCGAGACGCCTGAAAAGGTGGACAGTTTCCTGGAGGAGTTGCACGAAGCATCGAAACCGTATGCCGAGAAGGAATTTAAGGAAGTAGCCGGTTTCGCGAAAGCAAATGGGCTGAAAGGTGACCTGCAACGTTGGGATTGGGCCTATTATTCGGAAAAGTTGAAAACGGAGAAATTCGGGTTCGACGAAGAGGAAGTGAAACCATACTTCCAGTTGGAAAAAGTGCGTGAAGGAGTTTTCGAACTGGCGCACCGATTATATGGATTAACGTTTAAAGCCAATAAGGATATCCAGGTGTACCATCCGGATGTTACGGCTTACGAAGTACTCAATGAGGATGGTTCCCTCTTGTCGGTGTTGTACCTCGATTTCTTCCCGCGGGAAGGGAAACGGGGTGGCGCCTGGATGAACGATTTCCGCGCACAAAGCAATATCAACGGTAAGATGGAACGCCCGATCATCACGGTTGTGACCAATTTCACCAAGCCCACAGAAACCAAGCCGTCATTGCTGACATTTGACGAAGTGGAGACGTTCCTGCACGAATTTGGCCACTCGCTGCACGGGATGCTGGCAAACACCGTTTATCCGAGCATGTCGGGGACCGGCGTGTATCGCGACTTTGTGGAGCTTCCTTCGCAAATCATGGAGAACTGGGCAACAGAGAAAGAGTGGCTCGACTTGTTTGCTGTGCATTACAAAACAGGGGAAAAGATTCCGGCCGGGCTGGTCGACAAATTGATCAAAGCCCGCAACTTCCAGTCGGGTTACCTGAGCGAACGTCAGTTGAGCTTCGGGATGGATGACATGGCCTGGCATTCGATTACCAAGCCGGTCACCGAAGATGTAATTTCGTTCGAGCGTCGTGTGATGGATAAGACAGAACTGTTTCCGTATGTGGAGGGTAGCTGTTTTAACACCGCTTTCTCACACATTTTTGCCGGAGGTTACGCCGCTGGTTATTATGGCTACAAGTGGGCTGAAGTACTTGATGCTGATGCCTTCTCGATGTTTAAAAAGAACGGTATTTTCGATAAAGCTACCGCCGAATCGTTCCGGAAGAATATCCTGGAAAAAGGTGGAACGAAACATCCGATGGAACTATATAAAGCTTTCCGTGGGCAGGAACCGACTGTTGATGCCTTGCTGGAAAGAAGTGGATTGAAAGAATAA
- a CDS encoding flavin reductase family protein, with translation MGKQNWKPGNMLYPLPSALVSCGHTPEEYNLITIAWTGTICSDPPMCYISVRPGRHSYDIIKRTGEFVINLTTEEMANVTDWCGVRSGRDYDKFKETGLTPAEASVVKCPIVEEAPVSIECRVTEVKSLGSHDMFMAEVVNVIADDRYIDPETDAFSLIRSKPIAYSHGHYYSLGKEIGRFGYSVMKTKTRKRLARQKRKTGGGKK, from the coding sequence ATGGGAAAACAAAACTGGAAACCGGGGAATATGCTGTATCCGCTGCCGTCCGCCCTGGTGAGCTGTGGACATACCCCGGAAGAATATAACCTGATTACGATTGCCTGGACGGGAACCATCTGCTCCGATCCACCCATGTGCTACATCTCGGTTCGTCCCGGAAGGCACTCCTACGACATCATCAAACGGACCGGTGAATTCGTCATTAACCTGACGACCGAAGAAATGGCCAACGTGACTGATTGGTGTGGTGTGCGCTCGGGCCGCGATTACGACAAGTTCAAAGAAACAGGTTTAACGCCTGCCGAGGCATCGGTAGTGAAATGTCCCATTGTGGAGGAAGCGCCGGTGAGTATTGAGTGCCGCGTGACAGAGGTGAAATCGCTGGGTAGCCACGATATGTTTATGGCCGAAGTGGTGAACGTGATCGCTGACGATCGGTATATCGATCCGGAGACCGATGCCTTCAGCCTGATTCGCTCCAAACCGATTGCATATTCGCATGGTCATTACTATTCACTCGGGAAAGAAATCGGGCGCTTTGGCTACAGCGTGATGAAGACCAAAACAAGAAAACGCCTGGCCCGGCAAAAGAGGAAAACAGGCGGCGGGAAGAAGTAA
- the mgrA gene encoding L-glyceraldehyde 3-phosphate reductase yields MNYLPASDRYDNKIPYNRCGHSGLKLPAISLGLWHNFGGVDVMENGRAMLRYAFDHGVTHFDLANNYGPPPGSAEENFGIIMKKDFIPHRDELIISTKAGYLMWDGPYGEWGSRKYVLSSLDQSLKRMDLDYVDIFYSHRFDPETPLEETMGALNYAVRSGKALYAGISNYPVEATREAARILKELGTPCLIHQAKYSMFERWVEDGLTDTLEEEGIGLIAFSPLAQGLLTDRYLHGIPEDSRAAKSWGFLQEDAVQPALSKVKKLNQVAEQRGQSLAQMAIAWLLRDPRTTSVLIGSSSVKQLQNNLAALKILSFSDSELTKIEEILK; encoded by the coding sequence ATGAACTATTTACCGGCATCCGATCGATACGACAACAAAATTCCGTACAACCGCTGTGGACATAGCGGACTAAAACTTCCTGCTATATCACTGGGCCTCTGGCACAACTTCGGCGGAGTTGATGTAATGGAAAATGGCCGTGCCATGCTGCGTTATGCATTCGATCATGGTGTAACACATTTCGATTTGGCCAACAATTATGGCCCACCTCCTGGTTCAGCCGAAGAGAACTTTGGTATCATCATGAAAAAGGATTTTATACCTCACCGCGATGAACTGATCATTTCCACCAAAGCCGGCTACCTGATGTGGGATGGCCCTTACGGGGAATGGGGTTCTCGTAAATATGTACTTTCAAGTTTGGACCAAAGTCTGAAACGGATGGATTTGGACTATGTGGATATTTTTTATTCGCATCGATTCGATCCGGAAACACCGTTGGAAGAAACGATGGGTGCACTCAATTATGCCGTTCGTTCGGGAAAGGCACTGTATGCAGGCATATCAAACTATCCGGTTGAAGCCACCCGGGAAGCTGCCCGCATTTTAAAAGAATTGGGGACACCTTGTCTCATTCATCAGGCTAAATATTCCATGTTCGAACGTTGGGTAGAAGATGGGCTCACCGATACGCTGGAAGAGGAAGGAATTGGTTTGATTGCTTTTTCACCGTTAGCACAGGGGCTTTTAACCGATCGTTATCTTCACGGTATTCCGGAAGATTCGCGCGCGGCTAAATCGTGGGGATTTTTGCAAGAAGATGCGGTTCAACCGGCACTTTCGAAGGTGAAAAAATTAAATCAGGTCGCTGAGCAACGCGGTCAGTCATTGGCACAAATGGCGATTGCCTGGTTACTGCGCGACCCGCGAACAACATCCGTACTTATCGGATCCAGTTCGGTAAAACAGCTACAGAATAATCTGGCCGCACTAAAAATTCTTTCGTTTAGTGATTCTGAATTGACGAAAATCGAAGAAATTCTGAAATAG
- a CDS encoding DUF255 domain-containing protein, which translates to MKPDSQQPEFSHELINESSPYLVQHAHNPVNGYPWGDKALEKAKTENKLLLISIGYSACHWCHVMEHENLEDTEVATLMNQNYVRIKVDREGRPDIDKIYMTAVQLLTRQG; encoded by the coding sequence ATGAAACCCGATTCTCAGCAACCTGAATTCAGCCACGAACTTATCAACGAAAGTAGCCCATATCTGGTTCAGCATGCCCACAATCCGGTTAACGGGTACCCGTGGGGAGATAAGGCTCTCGAAAAAGCGAAAACGGAAAATAAGCTGCTTCTCATTAGCATCGGTTATTCAGCCTGTCACTGGTGCCATGTGATGGAGCACGAAAATTTAGAGGACACAGAGGTTGCAACTTTGATGAACCAAAACTATGTGCGTATTAAGGTTGACCGGGAAGGACGACCAGACATCGACAAAATATATATGACGGCTGTTCAATTGCTGACGCGACAGGGATGA
- the asnS gene encoding asparagine--tRNA ligase, which translates to MKKNQIIDILKSGKVGAEITVKGWVRTRRGSKNVSFIALNDGSTINNLQVVADAENFGEEILKHINTGAAIAATGKLVESDGSGQSLELQAGEIEIIGKADPDKYPIQPKRHSLEFLREVAHLRPRTATYSAIFRIRHKLIFAIHNFFNERGFYNIHTPIVTSSDAEGAGEMFRVTTLPMNDLPKTEDGQIDYREDFFGKSANLTVSGQLEGELFAMAMSRIYTFGPTFRAENSNTSRHLAEFWMIEPEVAFFDLNDNMDLAEEFLQYLIRYALDNCMDDLLFLSKRLQEEEKNKPAGQRSMELIEKLRFVADNEFVRLTYTEAIDILKNSKQNKKGKFQYPIKGFGTDLQSEHERYLVEKKFQKPVILTDYPKEIKAFYMRMNEDNKTVAAMDVLFPQIGEIIGGSQREERLDVLESRMEEMNIPTDEMQWYLDTRRFGGCQHAGFGLGFERLVLFVTGMGNIRDVIPFPRTPKNCEF; encoded by the coding sequence ATGAAGAAGAATCAAATTATTGACATTCTGAAATCGGGCAAGGTTGGCGCCGAAATTACAGTGAAAGGTTGGGTTAGGACCCGTCGCGGCAGCAAAAATGTAAGTTTCATCGCTTTAAATGACGGCTCAACCATCAATAATTTGCAGGTGGTAGCTGATGCTGAAAATTTTGGAGAAGAGATTCTGAAGCACATCAATACGGGTGCAGCCATTGCAGCTACCGGAAAGCTGGTCGAATCGGACGGAAGTGGTCAGTCGCTAGAATTACAGGCCGGGGAAATCGAAATCATCGGTAAAGCCGATCCGGATAAGTACCCGATTCAGCCCAAACGCCATTCGCTTGAATTTTTGCGCGAGGTAGCGCATTTACGTCCTCGGACGGCTACTTACAGCGCCATTTTCCGCATTCGGCACAAGTTGATTTTCGCCATTCACAATTTCTTTAATGAGCGTGGATTTTACAACATACATACGCCCATTGTCACCAGTTCGGATGCTGAAGGTGCCGGTGAAATGTTCCGGGTAACCACGTTACCCATGAACGATCTTCCCAAAACGGAAGATGGCCAGATTGATTACCGCGAAGATTTCTTCGGAAAATCGGCCAATCTGACCGTTTCCGGCCAGCTGGAAGGCGAGTTATTTGCCATGGCCATGTCGCGCATATACACATTCGGACCAACATTCCGCGCCGAAAATTCAAACACTTCGCGTCACCTCGCTGAGTTTTGGATGATTGAGCCGGAAGTGGCTTTCTTCGATTTGAACGACAATATGGATTTGGCCGAAGAATTCCTGCAGTACCTCATCCGCTATGCGCTCGATAACTGCATGGACGACTTGCTGTTCCTCAGCAAGCGCCTTCAGGAGGAAGAGAAAAACAAGCCGGCCGGCCAACGTTCGATGGAGTTAATCGAAAAGCTCAGGTTTGTAGCCGACAACGAGTTTGTCCGGCTGACTTATACCGAAGCAATTGATATTCTGAAGAATTCGAAACAGAATAAAAAAGGCAAATTTCAATATCCGATCAAAGGATTTGGAACCGACCTGCAAAGCGAGCACGAACGTTACCTGGTAGAGAAAAAATTCCAAAAACCAGTTATCCTGACCGATTATCCGAAAGAAATCAAAGCATTCTACATGCGGATGAATGAGGATAATAAAACAGTAGCAGCCATGGACGTGCTTTTCCCGCAAATTGGCGAAATTATTGGAGGTTCTCAGCGTGAAGAGCGCTTAGATGTATTGGAAAGCCGTATGGAAGAGATGAACATTCCTACCGATGAAATGCAGTGGTATCTCGATACCCGTCGCTTTGGCGGATGTCAGCATGCAGGATTTGGATTGGGCTTTGAGCGCTTAGTCCTGTTCGTTACCGGAATGGGAAATATCAGGGATGTCATTCCGTTCCCGAGGACGCCAAAAAACTGTGAATTTTAA